The following nucleotide sequence is from Primulina tabacum isolate GXHZ01 chromosome 2, ASM2559414v2, whole genome shotgun sequence.
aaatttggaaaaaaaaatagatatatatatataaatattgcgCAACACAGTAATCCATCAATTGGTTGGACACAAATTTATGTTGTTATTACAGATACTTATTAAAGTTTGGTGCTGGTTGGAGAGATTAAGAATGGCGCGACAAATTACCAGAGCAGGCCGGGAGGAGgaagttgctgctgctgctggagcGGTGGAATTAGGTGGTGCGACGGCGGGGGCGGCGCCTACATGGCTGCTAGGTCTGATGGCGGAGACATTCTTCTATGGTTGTGGGGTCCACCAGGATCGCAGGAAGAACGAGAAGAACATCTTCTGCCTCAAATGTTGCCAAAGCTTCTGCCCTCACTGCCTCCCTTCCCATCATCCCTCTCATCCTCTACTCCAggtatatacatacatacatacatacatacatacatacatacatacatacatacatatatgtactatatatatatatgttgtttTTAAAATCCATCAAGTTAATTAAATGACTCGATTCAgctatattaaaatatatatattatatatgtgcataTATCCTTGCAACCAAACGAAAAAATCATTCGATTAATTCACTTTTAAATGAATTACTTGTGTCTTGGAATTCACTGACCTTGTAAGAAATAAACTAATCCATGTGGAAATGCTCGACTACGTTTTTCAAAATTCATTTACCAATTGAAGATCAAACGGAGGATTTTAAATTATCTGTCTCTCTTGCTCTTTTTCGTtatgtaatttaatttaatcacaCTTTTAAAAAAACTTCTACTTAATTCCATTCTTAAGGTTTGTACGTTCTGTTTACGTATTGGAAAAATCAAGTAACTTCATAATTGTGGATTTAATTAATGGGTTCATGCACTGGATCAATAAGTGCACTAACCATGAATTAATAACATTCTTCAAACCTAATTACCCTAATTCTGTTTTCCATGCATGAATTATTACAAACTGATACTTAATCAATTTCcactcaaataaataaaaaaatcattaaattttgGTGAAATAAATTGATTGGGTTTAGGGTTACAACCACAAGGCATATGCATAcattacatacatacatacacatatatagatatatataattaGTGTGTGTAATAAATTGAATTTCGAAAAAGAGAATAGTAGGGGCTTTTGTATTAAACTGCACAGAGGTGTTTTTACTTTTTATAACCATTTTTGGAATGGATTATTATAGACATGGATCCACGTATGCTTACGAAGAAATTAAAAGCAAGCTAGGGAGCTTCTTCCTCAGCTGTTGCTTTCATTCATACACACGCAGAGTACTACAGTTTGACCCGAGTCTACTTTGTCTTTATATGTCAATTCAGTAATATGTACCCACTCATCCCTCATTTAATTCATATAATCAAGAACTATGGATTCTACCTACCTAGCTAAGATAGCTCTCTCTCCTAAAGATTTGAGGGAAAGTACGAGTatgaaatcaatttttttttttaagagtaaaaacatataattatacataaaaatatcGAAAAATAATTGCGTGCAGCGGCCTGTCGACCCCATGGATAACTCGTATATCCCAGTCATATATCAGTCTGATACCACATTTACTCTTTTTCACTCGTTTCTTTAGATAGTTGGTTGCCATATTCAATGATTTTAATTGATATTGTGATTGAATGCATGCATGCCTTTCTTCATGAATTTAGATGAATATTATATGTGTTCGATAAGCGAGTGATTAATAATATCCTTGTATATGTAAGATTTCGACACTGTATGAAATTAGTTCAACGGATGTGCGTGCAGGTGAGGAGATATGTCTACCAAGATGTCATTAGATTGGACGACCTTGAAAAGCTCGTTGACTGCTCATGCATTCAGGTTATTGATTATACCCATTTTTATTAAATTGGTGGAACCTGCGTGCCAACCTGGGGGCCagtaacttttatttaaatttgattCAGAAAACCCAGATCTTGTTTTTGGTTTTTCAGTAACGTGGCTATCAATTTTGGGGAAAATAGGTTTTTTTTTCCAttaatttgttttgttttaggCCGGTTTTGATCGCaataaattttcaaagtttgattttgttaaactaacttttaatttttgacTATTTTGACCTAATTGCTGATGTAACATCGAAAATTGCTGAATTAGATGTCGTCGGCGGCAATTTGATCAAAACAACTTGAAATTAAAAGTTAATGCACCAAAACCGAATATCCAAAACTTATtagataaaaaatatcattttctctGATTTTTAGCGTGTATCATGATTTATGGTTTAGAGTTGTAGTTAAATAAAATCACCCAATAATTAATGTCTAGCATATCTAATTATATGATTGTTTGGCAGCCTTACACAATAAATAGTGCGAAAGTAATATTCTTGAATCAGAGAGCACAATCAAGATCATCATCTTGCAAGAATCTGAATGGTTCAGGCAACACTTGTTTCACCTGTGGCAGAATTCTTCAGTACCCTTTCAATTTCTGTTCCCTCTCATGCAAGGTCCACTCCACCCCACCTACTAAATAATTTCcttcttatatatataaaaatatctcCTCAACTTTTCGTAtagcaatcatataaaaaaaaagtatCGAAAAACATGGATTTTCATAATctgaagaaaaataaactagGTACTTAAGTTCCTGTCTATTACTTATTACTGTTGCATGCATGCAGGTGGATCACATGGTAACACGAGGCGAAGATTTGTCTAGCATTTTATTCAGGTTTGATGAATCTGATTTTGCCATCTCACAATTTGAAGGGCTGCATATGGATGGATCGGATCATGAAGGCCAAATAACTCCGATCTCCATTTTGGAATTCAGAGGCTCCCATTACGACAAGGGTAACGCCGCGAATTCGGAGGGAGAACCGTCAGGACTCGTGAGATTAAACCCCAAGACCAAAAGGGGATTCATGAGCTTGGTCTCATTGAGCAATAGAAGAAAAGGAGCCCCGCATAGGTCTCCTCTTTCTTGAATAAGTTATTATCTATACTAAAATATGAATCATTTACCTATTTAATTTTGAGTGTCAGTTAATCGATAGTTACAAATATGTGTGGCTCTgtaatattattgttattatctaTGTAATAAAGAATATAAAATgcgattaattaattaagcagtTGCATTTACTTCCCATACACTTTATTTATTTGACACTCGTTTCTCTTATCAAGCGTAAAAATTATATAACATGCAAAAAGGTGAATGCCAAAAACATAAAGTGTTGGGGATGTGA
It contains:
- the LOC142537834 gene encoding protein RGF1 INDUCIBLE TRANSCRIPTION FACTOR 1-like, with the translated sequence MARQITRAGREEEVAAAAGAVELGGATAGAAPTWLLGLMAETFFYGCGVHQDRRKNEKNIFCLKCCQSFCPHCLPSHHPSHPLLQVRRYVYQDVIRLDDLEKLVDCSCIQPYTINSAKVIFLNQRAQSRSSSCKNLNGSGNTCFTCGRILQYPFNFCSLSCKVDHMVTRGEDLSSILFRFDESDFAISQFEGLHMDGSDHEGQITPISILEFRGSHYDKGNAANSEGEPSGLVRLNPKTKRGFMSLVSLSNRRKGAPHRSPLS